In the Candidatus Poribacteria bacterium genome, one interval contains:
- a CDS encoding Trm112 family protein — protein MNSENAYTLSKTLLDILACPACKGEIRHDEVAQKLVCVGACKRRYPIREGIPVMLIDEAEMPDEELR, from the coding sequence TTGAATTCGGAAAACGCATATACGCTCTCAAAAACGTTACTTGATATCCTCGCATGTCCGGCATGTAAAGGCGAGATAAGACATGATGAAGTAGCACAGAAACTGGTGTGTGTCGGTGCGTGTAAGCGTCGCTACCCAATCCGCGAAGGCATTCCAGTCATGCTTATTGATGAAGCAGAGATGCCCGACGAAGAATTACGTTAA
- a CDS encoding TIGR03087 family PEP-CTERM/XrtA system glycosyltransferase: MKILFLSLRCPYPPHRGDRIRSYNFIKQLSEEHAVTVVYFAESESDIESAKHLEPFCERVEWVRFHRSFALMNTGFHCLSRRPLQLHYWYAPQMQRKIDELLEQEDFELIHAHLFRMGQYVAAVQGPVKVLDLCDSLALNLSRRAELESNPWLAKIKLDCTPKRFLVKLEENRVRRYEVDIMKAFDCGTVVARFDRDYLLKQDNNLNLSIVPMGVDLDYFQPKSTVQSAPSLLFTGTMNYFPNADAAIYFCNEIFPRIREQHPQAEFYIVGNHPSDPVKRLEAQDGVVVTGYVPDVRPYFEKASVFVAPLRAGSGIQTKNLEAMAMGVPVVTTPVGAMGLEADIGKELLVADTPTDFAENVVHLLNDEHLRERLARTARTRVETNYSWEAIGDRLKHVYTQAVHVPKLKEDS; this comes from the coding sequence ATGAAGATTTTATTTTTAAGCCTCCGGTGTCCGTATCCACCGCATCGAGGCGATCGGATCCGGTCATACAACTTTATCAAGCAGCTTTCGGAAGAACATGCCGTAACCGTCGTTTATTTTGCTGAATCTGAGAGCGATATTGAATCAGCGAAGCATTTAGAACCTTTTTGTGAACGTGTAGAGTGGGTGCGTTTCCACCGTTCTTTCGCCCTTATGAATACAGGGTTCCACTGCTTATCGCGTCGTCCGCTTCAGCTGCATTATTGGTACGCGCCACAGATGCAACGGAAGATTGACGAACTCCTCGAACAAGAGGATTTCGAGTTGATTCACGCACACCTATTTCGGATGGGACAATACGTGGCAGCGGTACAGGGACCTGTCAAAGTCTTAGACTTGTGTGATTCGTTGGCATTGAATCTCAGCCGACGGGCGGAACTTGAAAGCAATCCTTGGCTCGCGAAAATTAAATTAGATTGCACTCCAAAACGTTTTTTGGTAAAATTGGAGGAAAATCGGGTGCGGCGTTACGAAGTCGATATTATGAAGGCTTTTGACTGTGGCACCGTTGTTGCCCGCTTCGATCGTGACTATCTCTTGAAACAAGATAACAATCTCAATTTGTCGATAGTCCCGATGGGGGTTGATCTTGACTATTTTCAACCAAAGTCTACAGTTCAATCCGCGCCGTCGCTGCTCTTTACGGGGACAATGAACTATTTTCCTAACGCAGATGCCGCGATCTATTTCTGCAATGAGATATTCCCGCGCATTCGAGAACAGCATCCGCAGGCGGAGTTTTACATAGTAGGCAATCATCCATCGGATCCGGTAAAGCGGCTTGAGGCACAGGATGGTGTCGTTGTTACAGGCTATGTACCGGATGTCCGTCCCTATTTTGAAAAAGCGTCAGTCTTTGTTGCGCCTTTACGGGCTGGGTCGGGCATACAAACCAAAAATTTAGAGGCGATGGCAATGGGCGTGCCTGTCGTTACAACTCCTGTGGGTGCAATGGGGTTGGAGGCAGACATTGGCAAGGAATTGCTCGTCGCTGACACACCCACCGACTTTGCTGAAAACGTGGTTCATTTGCTCAATGACGAGCATTTGCGGGAAAGACTTGCGCGAACTGCCAGAACGCGCGTCGAAACCAATTACAGTTGGGAGGCTATTGGTGATCGCTTAAAGCATGTTTACACGCAAGCAGTTCATGTACCGAAATTGAAAGAAGACTCGTAA